ATGGATAGTTATAAAATAGGGCAAAATAGATTCCCTAAAGATAAAGACAATATAGAAAATTTAGAATATACAAAGACCTTATCTAAAAAATATAAAGATTATTTTATTTATGATGATTCCATTGCACTATATCCGACACTTAATGGAGAATTTGGGGAGATTCAAGCTAAAAACTTTGCTAAAAAATATGAGATTAAATTCCACCAACCAAATACGGCTTCTGGCTTTAGTGCTACTTTGTTTTATGATAAAGAAAAAGATAAGTTTGTAGTAGGGTTTAGGGGGACAGAGGGACTTTGGAGTATGGATACTTTGGCGGATATAGGGCTTACCTTTGGTAAGGGCGATTTTCAACTTAATGCTTTAAAGCAATTTTTATTAGACATAGCACCTATTTTAAACAAAGTAGATTCAAATAATATTATTTTTATAGGGCATTCTTTAGGCGGATATTTAGCAGTTATAGCAATGCAATTTTGCGATACTATTGATAGGAGCTTAAATACACAATTTAATGCAATCAAATTTATGGCATCGCAAGTCTATACTTTTAATTCTCCTGCTATTGATGAGATTGATAATATGCTAATGCGGGCTTTGGCAGCATTATTAGATAAAAATATTATGGAGCAAGTCTTAAATCCCCAAAAAGTATATTGTGTCTATGACAGCGGTGGTATAAATATCATCGCTTCTGCTCAATATGGCTCACACAATAGACTGCCTATCTATACGGGTAAAGATTCTCACTCCATAATCCCCCTAACTCAAACTCTTTACTTCTACTCCTATCTTTTAGAATTAGATGCTAACCATAACAAAGTCAAAGATAAAAGTTTTAGTGAATGTATAGAGTATCTTAATCATTTTATGAAAAATATTCAAATATATACAGAAACTTTTGTGTTAAAAAATAATGCTATTAATAATAAAAATTTCGCTCTTAAAAATGGACCTCTTGGGCTTTTAAGAAGCTCTCCAGAAAAAATCAACCATTTTGAATATTTTCTTTCATTAATAGCCACCATAATGCAAGAAACAAATGGTATTTTAGAAGAGGTTGGAGATAATTATTATACAAGCTACAAAGCTCCTACCATTAGTCAAACAAAAATCATAGATTTTATTTTAAAAGCACATGAAAAAGAAAAATATATTTTAATTCTTGATAAAAATGATTTTAATAAATACAGAAAAGATTGTTCCTTTATTAATAATCAAGAAAATTTAGCTCATAAAATTGCCATTGGGGAATTTAGAATTTTCATTGTAGTTTATAAAGATATGAAATGTCTTGAAAATATTAATAATATAACAAAAATATACAGATATAATTCAAAAAGTTATAAAATAAAAGATCAAATTTGGGATGAGCAATATTTAGGTGGAGTTTGTAAAATATCACAAGCTTTGTATTTTAATGGAAAAGCTAAAATAGGTATTATTTAGGAAAATTATGATAGGTAAAGACTTTTTATATTCTATTCATAAAGATAAAAAAAGTATTTATTTGTTTTGTGAAAATAAAAGCATCATTGATTGTCAAAGTATTTATGATGAACTTTATAAATTAGAAGCAACGACAGATTTTACTTTTGAAGAACTCCAAAACTATCAAGCTTATATCTTCCTAAACTCCACCCTCCTTACAGGCTCAAGTGAACTTCCTAATAATCCTTTTTACTTTGGAGAATTAGATCAAGATAATGCTATAAAACAAGATACACCTAGTTATTATTTTTCTCCTAAAGATGAAGATAGTGGCAAAGGAAAACTTAGCATCTTTTATAAAAATGATGAACTTTGCTTGCTTAATTATTCTATTATAGAAAATTCTTTAAATATCAAATTAGAATGTTTAAGCAAGCAAAGCTTAGAGTATAAAGACTTAATTTCAAACACTCTAAAAGAACAAAAAACCATACAAATAAATAAAAAACAAGCTATAGCTAAACTTCATGCCCTTTTAGAAAATCAAAACCTAGAATGTATCCATGGAGGTAAAGTCATACTTCAATCAAACAAAGGAAAAACTTTTAAAGATGGTGGTGTGCCTATTATGCTAGAAAGTGATTTACTTAATTCTAGCATAAGTGGTTGTCCTAATACTATAGGAAAAGTAAGCTATCCTTGTACTAAGGTAGTAGATGTTAAAGGCTCTTTATCTCAAAAGAAAGTTAATAATGAATATGTAATCTTACAAGAACTCATCTTAGCTTGTGTCACAGATAAAGGATATCCTTTAAAAGTAAGCTTTGTACCTACTAAGTTTAAATTTGATCATAGTTTTAATCCTAAGGAAGGCTTAGCCAAACAAAACAAAAACCAAACAAAGCTAAAAGAGTCTATAATAAGACTTCATTATAAAAGTGATAGATTTCAAAAAGATAACCTACCTATCTATAACCTTTTAATTAATAATGAAAAAAAAGAACAAAATAAAGCTTTAAGTGAATTAAATATAGATCAAAAAGATTTAAAAGATATAGAAGATGTTAATATTCTTAATCAATTCAAACAAGACTTTAGTAAAGATTATGAATTTAAAGAATTAAATTTTAGTTTTGATACTAATTTAATCAAACTTTATTTTATTATCCCAAAAAATATTGCTAAAGTTTATAAAAGTGCTTATAAAGAATTTGAATATAAAGATTTAGGAGCAGGGTATTTTACACAGCTACATGAGTATGATAAAATCATCAAAAATTCCCTAGAAGATAATAAAGAATTAAACGAATATCATTTTAGTTTTTTAGCTCCTGCTAAAATGCAAAATTTAAAATTTCAAATCGCAAATGGACTAGATGAGATCTTAGAAGATGAAGATAGAAAACAAGAGCTTTATGTTTGTAAATTTGTAGTAGTGAATGGGATTAAAATATGAAAATAAAAGATTTCACCTTAATTACATCAAATCATAATTTGGAAATTGAGTTAAAAAATCTTACCGAAAATGCTAATAAAATTATTTTTATATGTGGTGATTTTGATGGATATAAAGAAGCTAAGAATTCTTTGTATAAGACACTACATACTATTGAAGATAAATTTAAAAGTAACAAGAAAAAAACTTTTAAAATCATACATTTAAATCAAGCTAATAAAGATGAAATCACAAAAGAACAAAAATTTAGCTCTGATAAAAATTTATCTAGTATTAAAAAAATTATCTTTAATAATTTAAATTTTTTAAATGATGTAATCAATCAAAACAAAAATAAAACACTCAATAAAATTATTGATGAGAGCAATGAAAAAAATATTGAAAATTTTTTAAAAGGAATTCAAAAAGAATTAAATGCATTATTAAAAAATATCAAAGAATCTGATTATTTTGAGCAAGAGATTAAACCAAAGATACAACTTACCCTAGATACACTTTTTAATACACTTTTAAAAAATATCACTCAATCTAATGATGATGAATATAAGCAAATTATTAGAGCTATAGCAAAATTTTTTATCAATATATTAGATTCTGTAACCAATCTTAAAAAACCTATCTCTTTAGTTAAAAAAAATCCTTATGTTTTTGTTGTAAATACATTATTTGAAGTTTATAATTCTTCTTCTGACTATCAAGAGTATAAGGAACAAAAATATTATTATGATTTTGCTTATCCACTTTTAGAGCTTATTACTAGTAAGCTTTATCCTATTATCGCTTTGTGCAATGAAGAAATTTTATCTGATGTATTGATTATAGATGATAAAGTATTATTAGATTTTTCATCTTATTCTAATGCACCTTCTATTAGTCTTTATAAAAATAGTTTTTATAAAGTTATTTTAGATGAAGAATTTCAAGGTATTTTTGATCATTTTTTAGAAAATAATCCAAAAATTAAAAATGAAAAGTTAGATAATACGCTTTTAATTAATTCTAGTTTAAAAAATTTTGATACAACATTAAAAAAAGCAATCAATTCAAATATCTCTGAACTTAATCATTTCTTTTATGCAGAATATCCTGATTTAAATTCTTCTATACTAGTAGAAATGATACTAGATAAAAAAAATACTGATCAAATCAATACAACCAAAATGGGTAAAAATTATTTGTTTATTACCAATCCACCACAGCTTAACAATGCAGCACTTTGTGAAGATTTGTATCAAAAAAAATTAGGAGCAATAATAAAAAATCGCCCAAAAGCTCTTACAAAAAATGAAAAACTTGGATTAAAAGAGCAATTTCCTAGTAAAAGAGATTATGGTTCTTATTTTATAGAAAGAGATGTTAAAAAGGAAGATGATTTTGTATTGCAACTTTGTCCTTTTGTGAAACTTGATGGACAGATTTATCAAAAATATAAAAGGTATTTTAATTTTTATAATCAAACATATTCTCGGTTATTGTTTGATTTATTAGAGAGTACAAAACAATCAGTTGAGCAAGATTTTGCTTATATTGATAGCTTTTTTAAATTACCCAAAGAACTGGAAGAAATTAGCGAAAAAGAAAAAGAAAAAGTAAAAGAATATATCGGGCTTTTTAATAATTATTTAGATAATATCAATTCTTATTATGATCAAATGCAATTTTTTCTTGAGTTAGAGTCATCAATATCCAAAACATATGAAAATGTAGATTTTAAGAAATACTCACCTTTAACGGTTGTTTTATTGACTTTAACTTTGTATGTTTTACAAAAAGACTTAGCTTTTACACAAGAATATTCTCTTGGTGTTAAAAATATTGTAATTCCAAATTTAGATTATGGTGATAAAGAAATTACACTTAATTATCAAAAGATTAAAATACCAAATTATTTTAATGAGTATATTTCATTTATCCCTGATGATATTTATTTTTATGATAATGATAAAAAAATTTACATCTTTTTATCTAAAGAATTAAATAAAAATAAAAAAGAAGATGAAGTTATCTATTTAGATGAATTAGCTAAAGCTATGTTTGAAAATGATTTTGAAGAAGAAGATCAAACTTATGTGAATTTTTTAAAAACCTTAAACGAAAGCTTTGATGAGGAAATTGAATTTAAAGAAAATACACAAACAGATAAAACTCTTCCTTTGAAAAAAGATTTAGATAAAAGTATTCAAGAAATTATGCTTGATAATGAACTTGCAAAATTATCCATAGATATCACTTTTTTTAATATCATTAAGCAACTTTTTCCTTTTGCAGAATTTTTTATGAGTCAGCCTGATTTTTTTAAAAAAATGATTTTATTTTTTATAAATTCAAGCTTTGATAAAAAGCATTATGGCAATAAATTATTTTCTAGTTTTAAAGCACATTTTTTTAAAGAACTAGGGATATTTTATGCACTTAATCCTAAAGGACATTTTATAAAAATTAATCCAAAAAGTAAAAAGCCACTCAATAAGCTTTTTTTATATCAAATAGGAACAAATTATTATTATTTTAATCAATTAGAATATGCAAGCGAGTTGAAAAAGTCAAAGAGTTTTTCAAGATTGGATAAAGCTAAGCAAATTCATTTGATATCAAAAGTAAAAAAACAATTAGCTATTGATTTTTCTATTAAAGTAAGTAAAAATTTAAGTGTAGATGTGTTAAAAAATTTAGCAGGATCTTTTATCGATACACTTTTGCCTACAAATTATGAAAGATTAAAAATTTTATATGAAAAACTAATGTATGAAAAATTTACTTACAATTATGATTTTCCTTTAGCTGTAAAAAAAGAAGAATACTTAACCTATCCTTTATTGATAAATTCTAGATTTATGAGTTTTGATTTATCTGAGTTTATTTTTGGTTCTTTATTATGCACAGGTGGGCTTAATTATTATCCTAGTATTGCTTGTGCTACGACTTCAAGCAAAGCTAGGGAATTTGCCTTAAAAAGACTTTTATCTTATATTATTTTAGATGAGAAAAGAAGTGCTTTTAAGGAAGATAAAATCAATGAGGGCAAATACATCTTAAATGATAAGGAATTTTTTGAAGAAAACAATATAGAACTTAGAAATTGCAATATATATAAGCTAGAGCATTTTCAAAGAAAAGAAGAGTATAAAACACAACACCCAGTGATAAAACAACACCCTATCTTAGCTTATAATGATGCTATACAAATTTTATATGAATATGCAAATGGTATTTATAGCACTACTCAAGATGAAAAGGGTAAGTTCATAGAAGATAGGCAAAAAGCAAGAAGATTGATGGAAAATTTAGAAGCCATAGGACAACATAATTTAGAAGTGATGTATAGGGGGATAAGCAATGAAGATGTTAATAATGATAGAAAAAATAGAGAAAATGAGGAAGAAAGTGATAATATTAATAAAATACAAGATTATTCTAACAAATTCATAGGCAGACTAGCCACTACTATAATCATGGAAGATGGTTTGTATATAGGATGAAAGGATAAATAATGAGCGGTAATAAAGATATTTACGAGATTTATACTTCTAATGGACTTATATTAGAAGTTGATAAAAATACAAATCAAATTATATTTGATAAAAGAAAAGATGGGCGTGAAGTAGGCAAATACACCCAAGAATATTCTAAAGCTTTGTTTGAAGCTGATCGTATATTAAGAAACTCTCCCTACAAAGACTATCAACCCAGATATTTAGATCCTAATCTTTACACAGGGCAAAGTTCTACTTTGCTTGAGTTTAAAGATTGGCAAAGTATTTATTTAAAAGATCCTTTAAAAGGAAGCATAGCTCCTTGGACTAAAGCAGAAAAAGCTTATTATAAATCTTTAAAAACTAAAAAAGAAAGATATAAGTATTTAGTTATAAGAAGTGGTATAAGAAGTGTTGTTATAGATATACCTTATGAAGCTATAGGAGCTGTAGATGAAAAAGGAAATGTAGATCCTAAATATGAAAAATTATATAAAATAGTAGATGATAATAAACATAATCTAAGATCAAGTTTATTTCATAATGAATGGGGTATGGCAGCAGGAATATTAGGTGATTATAAATATCTAGCTAATGATATGTCTCAAAATGGTTTTAATGCAAGATTTATCCAAGCTACTATACTTTATATACAATTAAGTGGAGGAAGTAGTATATTAGATAAACCTAATTTATTAGGTGCTATTTATGGTTATGCTGATATTGCTGTAGGAAGTGGTTTAGTAGGAGTGCATAAAAATCCTTTAAGAGAACAAGAGATTAAAACCTTAGCTAAGACTTTAAAACCTGATGAATTTGGTATGCTTCCTTTTATAGATGAGATTATGGGAGTAGATTGGGTAATTGATTATAATAAATATCAAATTTCTCGCGATGAATTTGGAAGTATGTATAGAGCCTTAAGAAGTGATATAGTTGAGGGTAAGATAAAAGATCCAAGGGATGTAGATTCTACTTATGAAAGCAGAAGAGAATTTGATCGTTATAGGGGAGGGTATTATAATGGCATGGTAAATGCCTATGGTTATGATATTCCAAATGATTGGAATGATGCACAATTAAAAATAGATTCTATGATTTTAACTGCCAAACTAGCAGCCCTAACTCCTCCACAAGGCTATCCTAATGCACCAAGATATTTTACCCCTGAAAACCTAGAATGGTATTATAAAAGACATAAGCTTGATAGACTCCTTGATCCAAGAATTCCTGCCATATATAGATATAATTTTCCGCAAGAACTTCGAGCTAAAATACTAGCTTATGCTAAAGAGCATAATATAAAAGAGTAAAAATAATGAATTTCATTAGCCACTACTATCATTATGAAAAATGGTTTATGTATAGGTTAATTAAAAAAAGGAAAAATAATGCAAAAAACACTTCAAATTGATTTAGAAAAAAGAAAAGCTTTAGAGAATTTAAAAAATTTAAGCTTATTGGGTTTTGGTGGAGTTATGTTATTTAATCTAAATAAAGATGATTTGATTAAAGATAATGATATTTTTTCTATGCATAATATGAATCATTTTTTACAACTTAGTTTAGATCAATTTTACATACCTAATGCTTTTTTAAATATTTTAGAATTTTTACATATTAAAAAACATATTGATATAAAAGAATCTTTTCATATGAATATCTTAATCAATAGTGATACACTTTATAAAAATCCTTTATTGCAATATAATATAAATAGAACAATTTCTAAAGATGAAAATATCATTTATGCTTTAAAAAATACTTCTAGTATAAATCAAGCTTTTAAAAACTTAAAACAACTACAAGAAGCATTATTAAAAGAAAATATATTTTTAAATTTTATAGACTTAAATAGTAAAGAAAGTCTTTTAAGTTTTTACAATCAAATATTAAGTAATCATCATCTTAAAGATTATTTTTATATAAAAAATAATCAATTTTTTATTAAAGAAGATATAAAAAATAAAATTATATTTCACAATATCAATTCTTCTTCTATTATAAGTAATTATCTTAGCTTGCTAAATGATTTTAATACTTTAAGCAAAATAGAACTTATAAATATATTAGAAAGTTTAAGTTTATACAATCTTTCAACTTTAATGCAAGATATACAAAAAAGAAACTTAAAACTAGAATATAACTCAAAAAGCTTTGATGAAGATAGTATCTTTTTATCTAATATGATTATGAATGTGAGATTGAAGTAGGGAAATGGTAGAAATGGTAGGCATATGGATTTATTAATTAAACCTTTAATAATCATCTTTAATAAAGTGTTTTTGCTTATACATTGTATTTTACTAATAATAAATTTATAAAAAGTGATGAAAAATATACAGGACAAAGTTACTAATGAATCCTAAAGAACTTATCTCTCAAATCAAAGACTATGCTGATATAGCAGATGCTAGTTATGCTATGCTTGATTTAATCGATGAGAATGATGAAAAAGGTTTTTTTGATAGTGCTTTTACTCCTCCTTTGTGGCTTTATGCAGATGGAATAAAGTTAGGGTATGAGATAGAAGATGGGTGTAATACAGGTGAAAAAATAAAAAAACTCATTTTAGATAAAATACGCAGAATGGGAGATCCTACAGCTTATGCTACCATTATAGAAGCTAGATTTTCTGATGAGCTTGATAAAGTAGATGAATAATTAAGACAAGAATATCTTAAAAATAAAGAATGAGACAAGATAGATCAAAAATGGTATGAGGCTAAAGAATCTAGTGAATTTAATGATGGTTTTTTGGGCTTTGGAATTAAA
The genomic region above belongs to Campylobacter peloridis LMG 23910 and contains:
- a CDS encoding Mbeg1-like protein, producing the protein MKELINNLRDYAELAQASYFNFMYINNDEREMDSYKIGQNRFPKDKDNIENLEYTKTLSKKYKDYFIYDDSIALYPTLNGEFGEIQAKNFAKKYEIKFHQPNTASGFSATLFYDKEKDKFVVGFRGTEGLWSMDTLADIGLTFGKGDFQLNALKQFLLDIAPILNKVDSNNIIFIGHSLGGYLAVIAMQFCDTIDRSLNTQFNAIKFMASQVYTFNSPAIDEIDNMLMRALAALLDKNIMEQVLNPQKVYCVYDSGGINIIASAQYGSHNRLPIYTGKDSHSIIPLTQTLYFYSYLLELDANHNKVKDKSFSECIEYLNHFMKNIQIYTETFVLKNNAINNKNFALKNGPLGLLRSSPEKINHFEYFLSLIATIMQETNGILEEVGDNYYTSYKAPTISQTKIIDFILKAHEKEKYILILDKNDFNKYRKDCSFINNQENLAHKIAIGEFRIFIVVYKDMKCLENINNITKIYRYNSKSYKIKDQIWDEQYLGGVCKISQALYFNGKAKIGII